A single window of Oerskovia paurometabola DNA harbors:
- a CDS encoding YceI family protein yields MSRGARWILVAVVAALVIVLAGPYVVARISAGNPPPPLGLQTPGESALPSESPDPGPFDPDGTWVVSPGSQAGYRVDEVLSGEKGTVVGRTEAVGGSLVVTDGELVRADVTVDTASIASDSVVRDDAFRRLLETDVFPNAVFILTEPVDLTGIENRAEPLTVKARGTLTIRDVTEPVSVTLEARRSGDGVQVTGAIPVTFADFGVHVPELPFVTLDPSGTVEMLLRLERGAPAQTPAP; encoded by the coding sequence ATGAGCAGAGGTGCCCGGTGGATCCTCGTCGCGGTCGTCGCGGCGCTGGTGATCGTGCTCGCCGGGCCGTACGTCGTGGCCCGCATCTCGGCGGGCAACCCGCCCCCTCCGCTCGGTCTCCAGACCCCCGGAGAGAGCGCCCTGCCCTCCGAGTCGCCCGACCCCGGGCCGTTCGACCCGGACGGTACGTGGGTCGTGAGCCCGGGCTCGCAGGCGGGATACCGGGTCGACGAGGTCCTCAGCGGCGAGAAGGGGACGGTCGTGGGCCGTACCGAGGCGGTCGGTGGTTCGCTCGTGGTCACCGACGGCGAGCTCGTCCGGGCCGACGTCACGGTGGACACGGCGTCGATCGCGAGCGACAGCGTGGTGCGCGACGACGCGTTCCGGCGCCTCCTCGAGACCGACGTGTTCCCCAACGCGGTGTTCATCCTCACCGAACCGGTCGACCTCACGGGGATCGAGAACCGGGCCGAGCCCCTGACGGTCAAGGCGCGGGGCACCCTGACGATCCGGGACGTGACCGAACCCGTGTCCGTGACGCTCGAGGCACGGCGCTCGGGCGACGGGGTCCAGGTCACCGGGGCCATCCCGGTGACGTTCGCCGACTTCGGCGTGCACGTGCCCGAGCTGCCGTTCGTGACCCTCGACCCGTCGGGGACGGTCGAGATGCTGCTCCGGCTCGAACGCGGCGCGCCCGCGCAGACGCCCGCGCCCTGA